The Dromaius novaehollandiae isolate bDroNov1 chromosome 5, bDroNov1.hap1, whole genome shotgun sequence genome window below encodes:
- the PSMC6 gene encoding 26S proteasome regulatory subunit 10B, whose translation MALPGIPYERRLLIMADPRDKALQDYRKKLLEHKEIDGRLKELREQLKELTKQYEKSENDLKALQSVGQIVGEVLKQLTEEKFIVKATNGPRYVVGCRRQLDKSKLKPGTRVALDMTTLTIMRYLPREVDPLVYNMSHEDPGDVSYSEIGGLSEQIRELREVIELPLTNPELFQRVGIIPPKGCLLYGPPGTGKTLLARAVASQLDCNFLKVVSSSIVDKYIGESARLIREMFNYARDHQPCIIFMDEIDAIGGRRFSEGTSADREIQRTLMELLNQMDGFDTLHRVKMIMATNRPDTLDPALLRPGRLDRKIHIDLPNEQARLDILKIHAGPITKHGEIDYEAIVKLSDGFNGADLRNVCTEAGMFAIRADHDFVVQEDFMKAVRKVADSKKLESKLDYKPV comes from the exons ATGGCCCTTCCCGGCATTCCCTATGAGCGGCGGCTGCTCATCATGGCGGACCCGCGAGACAAGGCGCTGCAGGACTACCGCAAGAAGCTCCTCGAGCACAAGGAGATCGACGGCCGCCTCAAGGAGT TGAGGGAACAGCTGAAGGAGCTCACCAAGCAATATGAGAAGTCAGAAAACGATCTCAAGGCCTTGCAGAGCGTCGGGCAG ATTGTTGGTGAGGTTCTTAAACAGTTAACGGAAGAGAAAT TCATCGTGAAGGCTACGAATGGACCAAGATACGTGGTTGGCTGTCGTCGTCAG CTTGACAAAAGTAAGCTGAAGCCTGGGACGAGAGTTGCTCTGGATATGACCACTCTGACTATTATGAG ATATTTGCCAAGGGAAGTGGATCCACTGGTTTATAATATGTCTCATGAAGATCCAGGGGACGTCTCATATTCTGAGATTGGAGGGTTGTCAGAACAAATCAGAGAGCTGAGAGAG GTAATAGAATTACCACTTACAAACCCAGAATTATTCCAGCGTGTGGGAATTATACCTCCGAAAGGCTGCTTGCTGTATGGCCCCCCTG GTACAGGGAAGACACTATTGGCCAGAGCTGTTGCTAGCCAGCTTGACTGCAACTTCCTAAAG GTGGTGTCTAGTTCTATAGTGGACAAGTACATTGGTGAAAGTGCTCGACTGATCAGAGAGATGTTCAATTACGCCAGAGATCATCAGCCATGTATCATTTTCATGGATGAGATAGATGCTATTG GTGGTCGCCGTTTTTCTGAAGGCACTTCGGCTGATAGAGAAATTCAGAGGACTCTGATGGAG TTATTGAATCAGATGGATGGATTTGATACTCTGCACAGAGTTAAAATGATCATGGCTACTAACAGACCAGACACACTGGATCCCGCACTTCTGCGGCCTGGAAGACTGGATAGAAAAATCC ATATTGATCTACCAAATGAACAAGCCAGATTAGATATTTTGAAGATTCACGCAGGTCCTATCACTAAACATGGTGAAATAG ATTATGAAGCAATTGTGAAGCTTTCAGATGGCTTTAATGGAGCAGACTTGAGAAATGTCTGTACTGAAGCAG GTATGTTTGCAATCCGTGCTGATCATGACTTTGTAGTTCAGGAAGACTTCATGAAAGCTGTTAGAAAAGTGGCTGATTCTAAGAAGCTGGAGTCCAAGCTTGACTACAAACCTGTTTAA